The proteins below are encoded in one region of Hordeum vulgare subsp. vulgare chromosome 3H, MorexV3_pseudomolecules_assembly, whole genome shotgun sequence:
- the LOC123440363 gene encoding uncharacterized protein LOC123440363: MDIAGDRSWERRMRRILNLGLFDGAKRAYSLRRLDLQELSDVKFFHPTAQEAAAHGKVLPTLTPAKACELDRKRRTRNTRDLATATPMINPPESELLLRPPQVSYSIRSPRAVHFLPTFTESKVVLADWGNRMLRADIIDGCCYVDTLPGLHGFKHSPLSISVPPAKLHRLDGQDTGDLYIIDSVLHPNKAEVRPQFEALVWRGFTTSIVSDRFWHCDILPLPPWITHHRNAFVYGHALVGDTICFSISSYGSECEEGTYCFHTATREWSKAGDWLMPFYGKADYVPELGLWFGISSEGNLPCAADISGVIKGEEPPPDKIRIWVHDDMPAEWQPSLLSKPRITSLGSGRFMVVDFLDAMVFNKDCNEMCVDKRFALFTGMEVAYSNGKVKNNSRNGAIKDNGNESGNENGDRVKNSRDGAIKDNGNESGNGEVKNSRNGAIKDNDHTSGGNENGGKGKGVVRGLRMIKHKSARYMLNNQQCLQEVL; this comes from the coding sequence ATGGATATCGCAGGTGATCGATCGTGGGAGAGGAGGATGCGGCGGATCCTGAACCTGGGGCTGTTTGACGGGGCCAAACGCGCGTATTCGCTGCGGCGCCTCGACCTGCAGGAGCTCTCCGATGTCAAGTTCTTCCACCCGACGGCACAAGAGGCGGCCGCGCATGGCAAGGTGCTGCCGACGCTGACGCCCGCCAAGGCTTGTGAGCTCGACAGGAAAAGAAGGACCCGCAACACCCGAGATCTGGCGACGGCGACGCCCATGATCAATCCGCCAGAAAGCGAGCTGCTCCTGAGGCCACCGCAAGTCTCCTACTCCATACGGAGCCCTCGCGCCGTTCATTTCCTGCCCACCTTCACAGAGAGCAAGGTCGTCTTGGCCGACTGGGGCAACCGCATGTTACGCGCCGACATCATCGACGGCTGCTGCTACGTCGACACCCTGCCAGGCCTCCACGGCTTCAAGCACTCGCCGCTGTCCATCTCCGTCCCTCCTGCCAAGTTACACCGCCTTGACGGCCAAGACACCGGCGACCTCTACATCATCGACAGCGTCCTCCATCCCAACAAGGCGGAGGTACGACCGCAGTTCGAGGCCCTGGTGTGGAGGGGTTTCACCACGTCCATCGTGTCTGACAGGTTCTGGCACTGCGACATCCTCCCGCTGCCGCCGTGGATCACCCACCACAGGAATGCCTTCGTCTACGGTCACGCCCTCGTCGGCGACACCATCTGCTTCTCCATCTCTAGCTATGGCTCCGAGTGCGAAGAAGGCACCTACTGCTTCCACACCGCGACTCGTGAGTGGAGCAAAGCTGGCGACTGGCTCATGCCCTTCTATGGCAAGGCGGATTACGTCCCGGAGCTTGGACTCTGGTTTGGCATCTCTTCAGAAGGCAACCTCCCCTGCGCTGCCGACATCTCCGGCGTCATCAAAGGGGAGGAGCCACCACCGGACAAGATTCGGATCTGGGTACATGATGACATGCCAGCGGAGTGGCAGCCAAGCCTATTGTCCAAGCCCAGGATCACCAGCCTTGGTTCTGGCAGGTTCATGGTCGTAGACTTCTTGGATGCCATGGTATTCAACAAGGACTGCAACGAGATGTGTGTTGACAAGCGATTCGCCCTCTTCACCGGTATGGAAGTAGCCTACAGCAACGGCAAAGTCAAGAATAATAGCAGAAATGGTGCCATCAAAGACAATGGCAATGAGAGTGGCAACGAGAATGGCGACAGAGTCAAGAATAGCAGAGATGGTGCCATCAAAGACAATGGCAATGAGAGTGGCAACGGCGAAGTCAAGAATAGCAGAAATGGTGCCATCAAAGACAATGACCACACTAGTGGTGGCAACGAGAATGGCGGCAAAGGCAAAGGGGTGGTCCGTGGCCTCCGTATGATCAAGCACAAATCTGCTCGTTACATGTTAAACAACCAGCAGTGTCTCCAGGAGGTGCTTTGA